From one Verrucomicrobiota bacterium genomic stretch:
- a CDS encoding heavy metal translocating P-type ATPase — MTCNNCARHAQEALAAIPGVAGVTVRLEAGTATIRWQPSATPDENLVRQALRQAGFDGKPVVHAAGNSAPKTKPTAMNGWQVNVLLGSTVTVILMACEWGLGVGMQRWFHWLAFALALPVQLVCGARFYQGAWRQLKAGHSNMDTLVSLGSTVAFAYSVWGLVQGGTPHLFFLESAAIITLISIGHWIEARASAKVASALEAMLHLTPATARRLQNMTETEVPVATLQMGDSVVLKPGDRVPVDGTVAFGGSAVDESMLSGESLPIDKNRGDKLYAGTLNQSGRLVMRVTATGEATALARIITVVEHAQQSRAAIQRLGDRVSSVFVPVVILIALATAALWFWNAAGMHTVQQWASQFLWAAEPHGNIFAAAIMHAVGVLIIACPCAMGLATPVAIMAGTNAAARRGILIRDGQALEKSGHITAVLFDKTGTLTTGKVSVAAVQDLRAKDERTVPVETLAASLAQASTHPLSQAVARLLTSPALALNDWREIRGCGVQAVTAADPALTLRLGSLSWLAENGVELAPAQSFTDTWSQQGASLLGLARGNQLLGIIALSDTLKPAVGDVVRLLTIQGKKVFLVTGDHASTATAIAREAGIPATNVFAGVRPENKAQIVSHLQQQGERVAFVGDGINDAPALEHADLGIAVSRACDVARDAADIVLIKSDLHGIPEALDLAQATLRTIKQNLFWAFFYNAAAVPLAALGFFNPMVCAAAMGLSDIAVIGNALRLNRRHFLTPPKA, encoded by the coding sequence ATGACGTGCAATAACTGCGCACGGCACGCCCAGGAAGCGTTGGCGGCAATCCCCGGAGTAGCTGGCGTCACCGTGCGTTTGGAAGCCGGCACCGCAACCATCCGCTGGCAACCATCCGCGACGCCGGATGAAAACTTGGTCCGCCAAGCGCTTCGCCAGGCCGGGTTTGACGGGAAACCAGTGGTGCATGCAGCGGGAAATTCGGCACCAAAAACCAAGCCCACTGCCATGAATGGCTGGCAGGTGAATGTGTTATTGGGTTCCACCGTCACCGTCATCTTGATGGCCTGCGAATGGGGACTGGGCGTTGGGATGCAGCGCTGGTTCCATTGGCTGGCCTTTGCGCTCGCGTTACCGGTCCAGTTGGTTTGTGGCGCGCGCTTTTATCAGGGAGCCTGGCGGCAGCTTAAAGCCGGCCACTCGAACATGGATACCTTGGTATCCCTGGGTTCCACGGTGGCGTTTGCCTATAGCGTTTGGGGATTAGTCCAGGGCGGGACGCCGCACCTGTTCTTCCTGGAATCGGCAGCCATTATCACGCTGATCAGCATCGGCCATTGGATTGAGGCGCGCGCCAGCGCCAAGGTCGCTAGCGCGCTTGAGGCGATGCTGCACTTGACTCCTGCCACCGCCCGCCGATTGCAAAACATGACCGAAACCGAGGTGCCGGTGGCAACGTTGCAAATGGGCGATTCCGTGGTGCTCAAGCCCGGTGACCGAGTTCCCGTGGATGGCACGGTGGCCTTTGGCGGTTCCGCCGTGGATGAATCCATGCTCAGTGGGGAATCCCTGCCCATAGACAAAAACCGGGGGGATAAATTATACGCGGGCACCCTCAATCAGAGTGGCCGGCTGGTCATGCGGGTGACGGCCACGGGCGAAGCGACCGCGCTGGCCCGCATCATCACGGTGGTCGAACACGCCCAGCAGAGTCGCGCGGCCATCCAACGGCTGGGGGATCGCGTAAGCAGCGTATTTGTGCCAGTCGTTATTCTCATTGCACTGGCAACCGCCGCACTCTGGTTTTGGAATGCCGCCGGGATGCACACCGTGCAGCAGTGGGCGTCGCAATTTCTTTGGGCGGCCGAGCCCCACGGGAACATTTTTGCCGCCGCCATCATGCATGCGGTGGGGGTATTGATCATCGCTTGTCCGTGTGCCATGGGCTTGGCTACGCCGGTCGCCATCATGGCTGGCACCAATGCCGCCGCGCGCCGCGGCATCCTGATCCGGGATGGTCAAGCCCTGGAAAAATCCGGCCACATCACCGCCGTGCTGTTCGATAAAACCGGCACCCTGACCACCGGCAAAGTAAGCGTCGCCGCCGTGCAGGATTTGCGCGCAAAGGACGAACGCACCGTGCCAGTGGAAACCCTGGCCGCGTCCTTGGCTCAAGCCTCCACCCACCCGCTGAGTCAAGCCGTGGCCCGATTATTAACCTCCCCTGCCCTCGCATTAAACGACTGGCGGGAAATTCGCGGGTGCGGCGTTCAAGCGGTGACGGCTGCCGATCCGGCACTAACGCTTCGCCTGGGTTCGCTGAGTTGGCTGGCCGAGAATGGCGTGGAACTGGCACCCGCCCAGTCCTTCACGGATACCTGGAGCCAACAAGGCGCTTCCCTGTTGGGGCTGGCCAGGGGAAATCAGTTGCTCGGCATCATCGCCCTGAGCGATACCCTTAAACCGGCTGTGGGGGACGTGGTCCGATTGCTGACCATCCAAGGGAAAAAAGTATTTCTAGTAACCGGTGATCATGCGAGCACGGCCACTGCGATTGCCCGGGAGGCCGGAATCCCGGCGACGAATGTCTTTGCCGGGGTGCGGCCTGAAAACAAGGCACAGATTGTCAGCCACCTCCAGCAACAGGGAGAACGGGTGGCCTTCGTGGGCGACGGCATCAATGACGCCCCGGCCTTGGAGCACGCCGACCTCGGCATCGCGGTGAGCCGGGCCTGCGATGTCGCTCGCGACGCGGCGGACATCGTACTCATCAAGTCCGATCTGCACGGCATTCCCGAGGCGCTGGACTTGGCGCAAGCCACCTTGCGCACCATCAAGCAGAACCTGTTCTGGGCGTTTTTTTATAATGCCGCCGCCGTGCCGCTCGCCGCCTTGGGATTCTTCAACCCCATGGTCTGCGCCGCCGCCATGGGCCTATCGGACATCGCCGTCATCGGCAACGCCCTGCGATTAAACCGGCGGCATTTTCTCACGCCACCTAAAGCATGA
- a CDS encoding DUF1778 domain-containing protein — MTVTMTSRQTPKRERLVARVSAEDKAIISQAAAIAGQSVGSFILSEARKAAVQTLDTRQRILLNAEQSRRLVEALLAPPRPPTNRMKRALELYRKTVISDVNA; from the coding sequence ATGACAGTGACGATGACATCACGCCAGACGCCAAAGCGGGAGCGGTTAGTGGCCCGTGTTTCCGCCGAAGATAAGGCGATTATCAGCCAAGCGGCGGCCATTGCCGGCCAATCGGTTGGCAGTTTCATCCTGTCGGAAGCGCGAAAAGCCGCCGTGCAGACCCTGGATACCCGCCAGCGCATCCTGCTGAATGCCGAACAGTCGCGTCGGCTGGTCGAAGCCCTCCTCGCGCCACCACGTCCGCCCACCAATCGGATGAAGCGCGCACTGGAACTCTACCGCAAAACGGTGATCTCCGATGTCAACGCTTGA
- a CDS encoding PEP-CTERM sorting domain-containing protein, with protein MNTNQNPKPPMNQCQRSTGPLFRGLLWAVTLLVYGTSASGAVVVDFEAAKNRGSFMHYIESGLQFQVIGGPPLPPETPYTMMSAVNEALYPQHANNTTTHIQFNCYDVMSDFVRLSLTNGSSFGLVSVDLADIYAGAARTLAIEFIGYKMDGLAITNTFTTAGNGSRVFETFTFDGGFSENLLRVDIPSKVWAMDNLVFTPVPEPGTGALVALGILGFGAWRGCQRRKPESKAT; from the coding sequence ATGAATACTAATCAGAATCCGAAGCCGCCAATGAATCAATGTCAACGCTCCACCGGCCCACTATTCAGAGGGTTGTTATGGGCTGTGACCTTGCTAGTCTATGGCACCAGTGCTTCCGGTGCAGTGGTGGTTGACTTTGAGGCAGCAAAAAACAGGGGGTCTTTCATGCATTACATCGAAAGCGGTCTTCAGTTCCAAGTCATTGGTGGGCCACCGCTGCCACCTGAAACACCATATACAATGATGTCCGCTGTGAATGAGGCGCTCTATCCCCAACATGCAAATAATACAACCACGCATATTCAATTTAACTGTTACGATGTCATGTCTGATTTCGTGAGGCTTAGCCTGACTAATGGCAGTTCATTTGGCCTTGTATCGGTAGATTTGGCGGACATCTATGCTGGAGCAGCCCGAACTCTCGCGATCGAATTTATCGGGTATAAGATGGATGGATTGGCGATTACTAATACCTTTACCACTGCAGGTAATGGTTCACGGGTATTTGAAACCTTTACCTTTGATGGGGGGTTTTCCGAGAATCTGCTCAGGGTGGATATTCCCTCTAAAGTCTGGGCCATGGACAACCTGGTATTCACTCCCGTGCCGGAGCCGGGGACAGGTGCGCTTGTAGCGTTGGGCATATTGGGCTTCGGTGCCTGGCGGGGATGTCAACGGCGCAAACCTGAAAGCAAGGCGACATGA